The Drosophila biarmipes strain raj3 chromosome 2L, RU_DBia_V1.1, whole genome shotgun sequence genome has a window encoding:
- the LOC108032464 gene encoding histidine-rich glycoprotein translates to MAQKFVVAFVLLAIVAIRAAPFHGHEHHGHHGGASSHASVHLTSHDDHHEEHHGHGGHHDHHGHDDHHDSHAEYDFTYGVKDHKTGDVKTQSESRHGHKVTGHYELIDADGHKRTVHYTADKHKGFEAQVHREKIHGHHQVEHHAHGHSGYEGGHVEFEEHSSHSGHDYGHGHEGHGYGHGHGHGHGSSSHSYSLKQDHGHGHSHGQDHGSEHGHGHY, encoded by the exons ATGGCTCAAAAG TTTGTCGTTGCCTTTGTCCTGCTGGCCATTGTGGCTATACGGGCAGCTCCTTTCCATGGCCACGAGCATCATGGCCACCATGGTGGAGCCAGCAGTCATGCCTCCGTGCACCTGACATCCCACGATGATCACCACGAGGAACACCACGGTCACGGGGGTCACCATGACCACCATGGTCACGATGACCACCACGACTCGCATGCCGAATACGACTTCACCTACGGGGTCAAGGATCACAAGACCGGGGATGTGAAGACGCAGAGCGAGTCACGACATGGCCACAAGGTTACCGGACACTATGAGTTGATCGACGCCGATGGTCACAAGCGAACTGTCCACTACACGGCGGATAAGCACAAGGGATTCGAGGCCCAGGTCCACCGCGAGAAGATCCACGGTCACCACCAGGTGGAGCACCATGCGCACGGACACAGCGGCTACGAGGGCGGACACGTCGAGTTCGAGGAGCACTCCTCGCACTCCGGCCACGACTACGGCCACGGACACGAAGGACATGGCTATGGCCATGGCCATGGTCACGGCCACGGCAGCAGCTCCCACAGCTACTCGCTGAAGCAGGATCACGGTCACGGACACAGCCATGGCCAGGATCACGGCTCCGAGCACGGTCACGGCCATTACTGA
- the LOC108032470 gene encoding partner of bursicon, which translates to MQVQELLFVAAVLLPQGLRALRYSQGTGDENCETLKSEIHLIKEEFDELGRMQRTCNADVIVNKCEGLCNSQVQPSVITPTGFLKECYCCRESFLKEKVITLTHCYDPDGTRLTSPEMGSMDIRLREPTECKCFKCGDFTR; encoded by the exons ATGCAGGTCCAGGAATTGCTATTCGTTGCCGCGGTCCTCCTGCCCCAGGGCCTCAGGGCATTGCGATATAGCCAGGGCACCGGCGACGAGAACTGCGAGACCCTGAAGTCGGAGATCCACTTGATCAAGGAGGAGTTCGACGAGCTGGGCAGGATGCAGAGGACCTGCAACGCGGATGTCATTGTGAACAAGTGCGAGGGACTGTGCAACAGTCAGGTGCAGCCCTCGGTCATTACTCCCACGGGGTTTCTGAAA GAGTGCTATTGCTGCCGCGAAAGCTTCCTCAAGGAAAAGGTCATAACCCTAACCCACTGCTACGACCCGGACGGCACCCGCCTGACCTCTCCGGAAATGGGCAGCATGGACATCCGTCTGCGTGAGCCCACCGAATGCAAGTGCTTCAAATGCGGCGACTTTACTCGTTAA